In Paludibaculum fermentans, the genomic stretch CGGCTGGTCCCTCCGCGGTTGGCTTCAACGCACCTTCAGCAGGATTCAACCAGGCACCACCTCCTCCACGCCCCGCATTCCCGCCGCCCACAGGCTTCCCCGCCGCGTCCGCGCCACAGTTTGGTGTTCCGGCCTACGGGGCACCCGCACCGCTCGCGTCGGCGCCGGTCAGCGGGCTGGTTCCGCCCAGCATGCACTGGGTGGTTCTGCTCATCCTGACGTGGGTTACGGCCGGACTGGCCGGGCTCATCTGGTTCTTCCGGCAGGCTCTGTTCGTCAAGAAAATAGATCCTTCCAGCAAGGCAGTCGTACTGCTGGTGGTCACAACGCTCGGCATGTTCGGGCAAGTGGCCCTCTACATTGCCGCAATGAGCTCCATGTCGTCATCGACCATGGCCACCGCCACCGGCCTGATCATGATCCTGAACCTGGTAATCGTGATCTGCGGACTCGTGACGGTGTTCTCCATGCGCAGTTCGATCGTGCGCCACTACAACTCGACCGAACCCATCGGGCTGAAACTGAGCGGTGTGATGACCTTCTTCTT encodes the following:
- a CDS encoding GYF domain-containing protein, which codes for MNRYCGTCGTLADAEDRFCPGCGKPIGGAPAPAFAAPPGPPQAPAYSASQRTPPPPPLAMPAAPPPAPPPPPQRPESQWYYAVAGKQQGPVPESVLRVALQTLPADTLVWQPGLPNWKHAGEAGLKAPPAPAFPAPPSPFQPAPTPPGAPAFAAGPSAVGFNAPSAGFNQAPPPPRPAFPPPTGFPAASAPQFGVPAYGAPAPLASAPVSGLVPPSMHWVVLLILTWVTAGLAGLIWFFRQALFVKKIDPSSKAVVLLVVTTLGMFGQVALYIAAMSSMSSSTMATATGLIMILNLVIVICGLVTVFSMRSSIVRHYNSTEPIGLKLSGVMTFFFSILYFQYHFSRIVEWKKTGRLG